The proteins below are encoded in one region of Sminthopsis crassicaudata isolate SCR6 chromosome 1, ASM4859323v1, whole genome shotgun sequence:
- the GTPBP3 gene encoding 5-taurinomethyluridine-[tRNA] synthase subunit GTPB3, mitochondrial, with product MWRCLGALVSGLAQNTRLCTSLPKRCLCRPGSGGRATIFALSSGQGKCGVAVIRISGPASGPALLGLTASKVLPRPRVATLRLLQDPGSCEPLDRGLILWFPGPHSFTGEDCAEFHVHGGPAVVSAVLGALGSIRGLRPAEAGEFTKRAFQNGKLSLTEVEGLGDLIHAETEAQRRQALRQLQGELGQLCQGWGETLTMALAHLEAYIDFSEDDNIDEGALQRVDCAVQGLQEALLAHLRDARRGQRLRSGAHVVIAGPANAGKSSLINLLSRRPVAIVSPQPGTTRDVVESAVDIGGFPALLSDTAGLRDSPDLVEQEGVRRAQDRLAQADIVLALLDATDLASASSRRFLETVVAPGGPSPPHRRILLVLNKADLLPEGMQLEGPALPPHLLMSCKTEAGLEAVLASLKRELAAVCGDPGVGPPILTRARHRHHLQSCCEALGRYEQSKGRDLALAAEELRAARKHLGHLTGQVGADDILDVIFRDFCIGK from the exons CTTGCCAAAGCGCTGTTTATGCAGACCTGGCTCTGGCGGCCGAGCCACCATCTTTGCCTTGTCTTCTGGCCAGGGCAAGTGTGGCGTGGCGGTCATCCGCATCAGTGGTCCGGCCAGTGGCCCTGCTCTCCTGGGACTCACGGCTTCAAAGGTTCTTCCGCGGCCCCGCGTGGCGACGCTCCGTCTGCTGCAGGACCCTGGCTCTTGTGAGCCCTTAGACAGGGGCCTGATTCTCTGGTTCCCAG GACCCCACAGCTTTACTGGAGAGGACTGTGCCGAGTTCCATGTCCATGGCGGGCCGGCTGTCGTGAGTGCTGTGCTGGGGGCACTGG GCAGCATCCGAGGCCTTCGGCCGGCAGAGGCCGGAGAGTTCACCAAGCGGGCTTTCCAGAATGGGAAATTGAGCTTGACGGAAGTAGAAGGGCTGGGGGACCTGATCCATGCCGAGACCGAGGCCCAGCGACGCCAGGCCCTACGGCAGCTCCAGGGGGAGCTAGGACAGCTCTGCCAAGGCTGGGGAGAGACCCTGACCATG GCCCTGGCCCACCTGGAGGCCTACATTGATTTCAGCGAGGATGACAATATTGACGAAGGCGCGCTGCAGAGGG TGGACTGTGCTGTGCAGGGCCTCCAAGAAGCCCTCCTGGCCCACCTGCGAGATGCCCGGAGGGGACAGCGGCTCCGCTCGGGGGCCCACGTGGTCATTGCTGGCCCAGCCAATGCGGGCAAGAGCAGTCTCATCAACTTGCTGA GTCGGAGGCCTGTTGCCATTGTGTCCCCCCAGCCAGGCACCACTCGGGACGTGGTGGAGTCAGCCGTGGACATCGGGGGCTTCCCAGCCTTGCTGAGTGACACAGCGGGGCTCCGGGACAGCCCTGACCTGGTGGAGCAGGAGGGTGTCCGGCGGGCCCAGGATAG GCTGGCTCAAGCCGACATCGTGCTGGCCCTCTTAGATGCCACAGACTTGGCCTCGGCCTCCAGCCGCCGCTTCCTGGAGACAGTCGTGGCTCCTGGGggaccctcccccccccaccgcCGCATCCTGCTGGTGCTCAACAAGGCTGACCTGCTGCCAGAGGGGATGCAGCTCGAGGGGCCTGCTCTGCCCCCCCACCTCCTGATGTCCTGCAAGACAGAAGCCGGCCTGGAGGCTGTGCTGGCCTCCCTGAAGAGGGAGCTGGCTGCTGT GTGCGGTGATCCAGGTGTTGGGCCGCCAATCCTGACCCGGGCCCGCCACCGCCACCACCTCCAGAGCTGCTGTGAAGCCCTGGGTCGTTACGAACAAAGCAAGGGCCGGGACCTGGCGCTAGCTGCTGAGGAGCTAAGGGCAGCTCGCAAGCACCTGGGCCACCTCACTGGGCAGGTGGGGGCTGATGACATCCTGGATGTCATCTTTCGGGACTTCTGCATTGGCAAGTGA